In the Oncorhynchus nerka isolate Pitt River linkage group LG6, Oner_Uvic_2.0, whole genome shotgun sequence genome, atgaatatttttattttatttgatcaattttagaataaggctgtaacgtactaACTACAGCTATGAATACCTATAACCACAGTATCCCAGCAATGCAATCACTGTTCATAAATGAGCATGTTTAGTTATTATAATCATATGCTATACaacaaaagctgaaatgtatAAATAGAATGTTTAAGTCAATGAAAAGCTAGTAAAATGCAAAGAAAAATCTGATTTTGAGTTATTTCTACCATACTATGTATCTATGCTTGAATTTACCACTCCATTTCAGCATGGATGTGGCATGTGTTTAAATGAACACCAGATGACAGTATTGTATACCCATAGTGATTTCTAAAAGGCTGTGACTCTCACAGAGCCTTTAGAAAATAGACCCCAATTATCCTATGGATCCAATTGTCTCACACAATTTGTGGCCAAGGTAACTTTTCAAGTCAGTCCACTTCTGTATTTTCATATGACAGCATGTCATTAATTATTTATGAAGCaagactggtctggtctgtataCACTGAACACTTCCAACTATCATAGTTTCAAAGCATTCTAGTTAATCATGTCAGCCGTTTCATTGTGTGCTTGTATCTTATTTAGTAGGCCTAGGCTATGAGAGCAAAAGTAGGATAGGACTCGTAATAAATAGGCACATAAGGCCCACTATATTGTGGCCTATTACATAATAGGGTAATAggctaataataataaaatatattttagaaaaCGAGTGCATTGAAATGACCATTCGTGATTAGAACTAAAATAGTTGCCATATACAAACACCGATTCTCTCATTATGATTTTTGAAACAATGTATCAAGCTTAAAAACACTGTAACATTACTGCGGGTCTTTGCTGCGGACAAACTCACAAAATAATGTGCTCTCTGATTGCTTTTTATCCCTGTCAGTCACCTAACGTTAACGCCCCATTTCCTCAATACTATCCTATTGCGCCATTGAAACCGTGAAGTGGGAGAGGTCGTTTTTTTCTAGCCGGCGTGCCCACTATAAAGGTCCACGTCTGGCTACAAAAGCCGAGGAAGTATAGACATACTTGTTTTTGTACGAGCGGGTGGAGCAAGGAATATTATCAAGAAAGAGTTTGCACAGGTCAGTATTTGTTTTGTTCGAGACTTATCGTTTATTTGGGTTTCTGTAAATATGGCAAGGTCAAGTAGATACTATACAAGATTGTACAGGAAGCGCTACCGGTTAAATGTATAACGCCTTGTTTGTTCGCAACATTGCGggaaaatgtttttttctgaTAGCATTAGGCTACCTTCGTTTTAGTGTGGACATTCTGTTCTATGTCATTGGCATCCCAAACCATAGCCTACTCTGGTACGCAGTAGTCAGATTAAGCCTTTAAGCCCTGTGTTTATGAAGTGGCTCTTCATTCTGTTCATGTCTCCATTTACTGTTGTGTAGCCACGTTACTTTACCAGATGAACATGTCATAAGCAGACAATAGTGGGACATGCCTTTTGCTGCGTTAGTAGGCTGATGTGATGGCCTATTTATTTAGTAGGCCTTTCTGTTAGTGTGGCTGTATTCTGTTGACCAATGGGCTATCTTTATAGCGCTGGGATGCAATATTCTTTTGTCTCATGGCTTCAATGTTTCTATTTCCACAGTGACATTTCGATCATCAGTCAGCCTTAACATCAGACTTTACCTTACTCCACCTGTTTCCTGCAAACCCAAGTCTTGCCAAAACCTCCACAATGATGCAAATTAGCAGTGACCCGGCCAGCAACAAGAACTCCCTCCTCAATGTGATGCACCGCTTCATCGCTGCAACCAACAACATGGATGAGACCATCATGGTACCCAGCCTGTTGCGGGATGTGCCCCTGGAGGTGCAGGAGAGCCAGCAGGTTGTGGTGGTGAACGAGCCTCTCTACCCTAACAAGCAGAAGGACATGTACGAGCACTACCTCCTCCTCAAGTCCATCAAGAATGACATGGAGTGGGGCCTGCTGAAGAGGGAGATGAGCGGTGGGGCCAGCTTCCTGGAAATGGCTGTCAAGCAAGAGGAGCAGCAGTTGATCATTGGGGAGCTCCCTGGTGAAGAGGGCTCTGATCTGGAAGGCCAGTTCCACTACCACCTCAGGGGACTGTTTGGCGTCCTGTCAAAACTCACAGTGCAAGCAGACCACCTCACCAACCGCTACAAGAGGGAGATCGGAGGTGGTAACTTTATGAGATAGGGTCACTTTTAACTGACCTTGGACTGCTTGACTCACACACAGTGGTGTTATCGGAGACTTAGTGCAACTGACCAGGGACCGGTGTACTGACCAGGGTCTGGTTTCCCGGGAGCATCTTAAGGCTTAGTTAATTGTTAGAACCATAGGATCCTATGGTTTTAATGATGAAATTAGCCTAAAGATTATTTTGGGATACCGGGCCCTGAGCTACTTGTCTTTCAATCCTGACTTGAGTAGTGACACGCCACCCCCTCTCGTCCCTTGCTTCCCAAAACTCCACTAATCATACATTTAAACCAATCTGATTGACACCTGCACATGTTCCTGAATGTTTAAGGCCATGTCTGATTTGTTGAACTGTGCATTGTAAGTTTATCAGAGGTGACATTTCATGCTTATTGGCTGTTTACAGAGTTGTTGGTATCGTTATTTGGAGTCTTGTTGAATCATGGCTCTGGTTGGTAGGTAACCATCAGTCTTCATTTCAAGTCCAAACATTCAATGTGGATTCACGTGTAATGTCAAAGGAACTGGGTGTCTGTATGCCATGTCTTTTGTAAATGTCTCTAAAAAGATTTGACTGCAGGAGTATTTAGAATGCTGGTTGTTCTGTCCCTCCTTAAAATGTAAAAGCACACTTTAGCATATGGGCTTGTTTTTAAGGgcctttttatttaaaaaaaaaaaaataatgatgTATTCATGTCTCTGTAGCACTCCTGATGAAACATGCTGTGCCTTGAATTTCTATAACTCAAGTCCTGCTCCGATGCCCATCTTGTCCACATTGTCTGATTGGTATAAAAAATGTCAAACTGCCCTTTTTGGAGTGATGGTATTGTAACACTATTCCTTTCTGTGTTGTCCTTGGTTATTTCAATTTTTATATTGTGCACAAATGCAGTACAACTAAATAAAGACTTAAACTCCTGTTTTGTATTCAGCTCATATTTGTGTGCAGGTAATGTCAAGGAGTGGTATTGACTAGACTTGTTAAGGGCCAATGGATATACCATTTTCATTCTAGTAGTTTAGTTGTCAGTCTATATAGCATAGGCTCTCGCTTGGGCTGCATTCCAAATGTTACTTGCTGATGTTTGTGGCAGATTCCTGTTAAGACTAGAAGGTGACTTTGACATGCTATAACACGAGCACTGATTTCTGTTCTGTACAATTGCTGTTGTCTTCGTTGCAATACAGGCTCCTTGAAAGTTTACCGCAAGTCTGGGTCTTAACTTGCATAGTATGAGGCTTATGGTGCACCACTTGCCCTGGAATGACCTTGGGTGAACATTGCAGTTATTGTATATCTGTTAGTAATATTTAGCTGGAAGGGAAACTTCTCGCTGGGGTTATCTGTGGTCATTTGACCCTTAACTATTTCCTGCGTTGAGCTCATGGCTCAATTCCCTAAGGTGTGACTTCTCATGCAAGTGATGGCAGCATTTCTGCTGCAGTGGGCCTGGTTAAGGAAATATAGGTTTATAACTGATTTACAGTGCTTTCGTATGCCATTGAGTCATAAACACAGGACTGATTTAACCTAAGAGTTCATGACTGTtttcctttgttcctcagtcaAAATATCAATGGCTGTTTAACAAGTTTCCTCAACAATCAGCTGGCAATTGTTCAACCTGCATATCACACAATCTTGTTTGACTCGGACGAGAGATGGGATTAATAAAAAGGAGCATACAGCTAAAGATTCATGGCATAAATAATCTGGTTTTTGACCTAAAGAATATTGCTCTGTTTAATCATTCAGAACACTTCTCAAAGCGCTGAAACAAGACCATTACGTTCATTACATTTTTCTTAATATGGGTCATTGAATTACTTTAATCAAATGTATGTATACAGCTTACATCAGATGTCACAAAGTACTTCTACAaaaaactcagcctaaaaccccaaagagcaagcaatgcagatgtagaggcTAACCCAATGGAGTTATCGTTTGTAAAATCAACACAAAATATATAGGTCACAATttcttgataaagatgagcaaaaaatacaTAATACACAccctgagctatattgtatgctaaaaATGTAAATTATTTCAAGGCTCAgggtgctggagtattgaaaacaggggtgccaatacTTTCGACCCCTATCTTTTAGAGAATTTTTAGCACTTCATCTCTGAGTATATTTTTTGAgtgtacaatatagctcagtatttgtatttgaGTTTTTTTGGagtacaatatagctcagtatttgtattttttttaatattTCTTTGCTCATATTTATAAAAGTTGCCAATAATTTTAGACCTCAATATATCTGTCTATGCTTGATGTGTATCAAACACAAATGATCCATATGGCTTCCTCAAACGGCAATCTCCCACCTCCATTACCCTCTCAACCCCTTCCCTTAgcaacagctccaccaacaacagctccaccaacagcaGCCAATAGGGTAACAAtgctttttttccccctcaaagGCACAGCAGTGATTAAAAGATTGCAGAGACTGAGAGGGACAGGAGGGGTGAGAGAGCACTGCTAAAAGGGCTACTCTGACCCAACACAAAGCACGTTGGGGCATGAAAGGCTCATGTATTAAGCTATGACTACGAGAGCACATTTATATGAAGCTGGGTTCCTGAGTCTTCTCTGTAGATGCTCTCAATGTATGCCGGGAAATATCTGGACAAAAAAATCGCTGTAGCAAAGTTGGTCAATCCTTCAGCCCACTCAAGTAAACTGGGTCAACCACAAATAGTGGGACAGCCGGTCAGGCTGTTGATATGCATGGAAATTGGGTTTCTTCACGTTACGTCCCCACGACTGTTGGCTATCAGAGAGGATAAGTTGTCTGTGTGCGGGAGACACATTTTAGCACCATTTGTTGATATAGTCAATGGACTGAATACTCAAGTGGAGATTATTGTTGACCTTTGTCTGTGGAGCGTGACTGGATTAATACAGTGATCCAAACAAAATGGGGTTCATTTCTTAGTCATTTCAGGATCAGAACtgaaatgaaatgaatgaatTGAAAATGTACTTTCAAGAATTGAAAATGGTTTTTAATAGCATAATATCTGAATTCCTTTCCTAAATGGCGTGAGGCCCCTATAGTCACATTGCTCAGCACTGACCGTTAGGACCAACTAAATGTCTTCAGAAACTCTATACAGCAAAGGGGTACGATCACACTCATTGCCTCTCAGATTTGAGTAAGTTTCACATGGTGTGGTTGTGATACATTTCACCATGGTCTGTCAGTAATTGGGACATGATTATGAACCAAGAGTCACGTTTGAAAACACTGCAATATTTCTTGTCTACATATGGCCTGTGAGTGTCCGACAAATGCAGCGACAGTTGAATGCAGTAACTGTCCAAATCTAACCAGGTGTTCAGTATTTTAAGTAACAAAGCCATCTCTATGTAACGGCAAGACAATTGGCTGTATGTCCTTGATACTCAACTCTTGACACTGGTGTCGAGGTTATGGAGATGAATGCTttgccagctctctctctctctctctctctctctctctctctctctctctctctctctctctctctctcgggaatGGATGCAGTGCAATGTGACCAAGGGGGAATTGGCTAGCGGAGCGACACTGACGGACACATGAGAGTGTCTGTGTTGCAAGACCCTTCTGAGGCTCTATAAATTGTGAATCTGTTGCCCATGCCGTGGGTCAGCGTGCGACGGCGTGATCACTGACACTTGGCAGGGAGCGGTCCCGTTGGCTGGCCCATCTCAGCCAGCTGCCCCAGCCATACCTCCTGTTCCCTGCTAGTAGTCGCTGACAGCGGATGCTCAACTGCTGCAACACTTTCATCTGGCACGCGCTAGACATTtaaccacacagccacacagacagggcTCTCAGATAACAATCTTCACGAGGTAGAGTGGACAAATGTATGGCCAAATCAAATGGATGACCTGACCTGAATTGTTGCTGAAGGTCAATTCATTGAGTTGAGCCCTTACTCAGTTGCAAAGCGGTGGTGTCTATCTTTAACTGATTGGCATGGCCTGTTTCTGGTTTAATCAACTGCTTGCTCAGGTATATTCCCACCTCACTATGTCAACAGTGCTGCTCCAAGAGTAAACACCTGCATACTGAATATGTTTGATTGAAACATACTGGCATGCTTGAATGAAATATCCAAGTTCACAGGGAGTAATAGCAACAACACAAAACACATCAGGTCTTTGGAGTCCATTGGTCAACCAGCAAGTAAACAGGTCATTCTAATTGGAAGTCATTTGTAGGGTTCCTGTGTATTGTAATGTATACAGCCTGGCTGTCTACTGTTAGTGTTTCTAGGCATTGCTATTTAGTTAAATAACCTGGCTGGATATGCTCACACAACAGCCCATGGGGCGTAGCCTTACAATACCCTGCCTTGTACTGCACAAGTCTTATGAGAACCAGCATGCTCTATCAAGTCATTACTAACATTCCTGGCAATGGGAACATCTCTTAAATGGTGAGGAGGACATTGGAAGAAAATAAAGCCAAGGAAATTACAGGGAGTTTCCCTCCCTCACCAAAGTGGATAGTATTTCAGGAAGTATATTTGACAAGTTATCCATCTGCATAATGGCTTTAGCAATAAAAAGTGCCTGTCCTTGAACTATGCTCATAAAGGCACATTAGGCATTTTAAGCCTTCATACTAGAAATGGACTGATATTTGTCTCAGGTTTGTAAGTATGATAATCAATTTGGTTAACTATGCATAGTGGTTGATAACACTAAATAAAGTCTGCATAATAATGTCAAAGGATGCCAAGCAATGCATGCTTTGAGTCAAATCATGCATTGCTTAGCAATCTCATCTATGATTTTCTCAGTGATCAATCTTTTGCATGCCATATTTGAAAAACAAAGCAA is a window encoding:
- the mid1ip1l gene encoding mid1-interacting protein 1-like, which translates into the protein MMQISSDPASNKNSLLNVMHRFIAATNNMDETIMVPSLLRDVPLEVQESQQVVVVNEPLYPNKQKDMYEHYLLLKSIKNDMEWGLLKREMSGGASFLEMAVKQEEQQLIIGELPGEEGSDLEGQFHYHLRGLFGVLSKLTVQADHLTNRYKREIGGGNFMR